A genomic region of Micromonospora sp. NBC_01796 contains the following coding sequences:
- a CDS encoding amidase, with translation MTTWVHRFDPPAGTAVEDHLRIAVKDAIDVAGVATWAGSVAVRKAATPALADAACLGGVRAAGAYIVGKTNLTELCVSPVGDNAAFGTPVNPLAPDRVPGGSSSGSAVAVATGEADIALGTDTGGSVRIPAACCGIVGLKTTGGRIPTGGVWPLAPSLDTIGPLARDVAGAATGMRLLEPDWTVAAAPARTIGRLRIVGVDLEAEEAVDAALAAAGLIVSEVRLDGWDASFEAFEAIVLGELWRAHHRLLDADGLGSFVNDALRAGSTISARQLAAAMSARGEWRAEVAAILERVDLLALPTLVAAPPELTGFAGFPFTAMTAPFNLAGVPALAMPLRVSADGTVPPPSLQLVGPALGEDLLCATGLAIERALGARTGR, from the coding sequence GTGACGACCTGGGTTCACCGTTTCGATCCGCCCGCAGGTACGGCCGTCGAGGACCACCTACGTATCGCGGTGAAGGACGCCATCGACGTAGCCGGAGTTGCCACCTGGGCCGGCAGTGTTGCCGTCCGCAAGGCTGCCACTCCGGCGCTTGCTGACGCCGCCTGCCTGGGCGGGGTGCGAGCGGCTGGGGCGTACATCGTTGGGAAGACCAACCTGACCGAGCTCTGCGTCAGCCCTGTCGGTGACAACGCCGCGTTCGGCACCCCGGTCAATCCGCTGGCACCCGACCGCGTACCCGGTGGATCTTCGAGTGGTAGCGCGGTGGCGGTCGCCACCGGGGAGGCTGACATCGCGTTGGGCACCGACACCGGAGGATCGGTGCGAATTCCCGCTGCCTGCTGCGGCATCGTCGGGCTCAAGACAACCGGGGGCCGCATTCCGACCGGTGGCGTCTGGCCGCTCGCGCCAAGCCTCGACACCATCGGCCCACTCGCCCGTGATGTCGCCGGTGCGGCGACCGGCATGCGCCTGCTCGAACCCGACTGGACGGTTGCCGCCGCACCCGCTCGTACCATCGGGCGACTGCGCATCGTAGGCGTGGATCTGGAGGCCGAGGAGGCGGTGGACGCCGCACTCGCCGCCGCCGGGCTCATCGTTTCGGAGGTACGGCTGGACGGGTGGGACGCCAGCTTCGAAGCGTTCGAGGCCATCGTTCTCGGTGAGTTGTGGCGTGCCCATCACCGCCTGCTCGATGCCGACGGGCTCGGATCCTTTGTCAACGATGCGTTGCGGGCCGGCAGCACGATCAGCGCGCGACAACTCGCCGCGGCGATGTCCGCGAGGGGCGAGTGGCGGGCGGAGGTGGCGGCAATCCTGGAGCGGGTCGACCTGCTGGCCCTGCCGACGCTGGTTGCCGCACCGCCGGAGCTGACCGGCTTCGCGGGTTTCCCGTTCACCGCGATGACCGCGCCGTTCAACCTCGCCGGCGTGCCGGCGCTCGCGATGCCGCTGCGGGTATCGGCCGATGGCACCGTTCCACCACCAAGCCTCCAGTTGGTCGGTCCAGCCCTTGGCGAGGATCTGCTCTGCGCTACCGGGCTTGCGATCGAACGAGCGTTGGGTGCACGGACCGGAAGGTGA